The following are encoded in a window of Kitasatospora sp. NBC_01250 genomic DNA:
- a CDS encoding DUF6893 family small protein, translating to MLKVLLRGALLAALGTLVWQNLPDLKRYLRMLRM from the coding sequence ATGCTGAAAGTCCTGCTCCGCGGTGCCCTGCTGGCCGCGCTCGGCACGCTGGTCTGGCAGAACCTGCCCGACCTCAAGCGCTATCTGCGGATGCTGCGCATGTGA
- a CDS encoding HAD family hydrolase translates to MAETASHSVLITDFDGTLYRGDAPIRHYAEQAARPLASAARAELLGGVEEFLEIGAKAAGGALAGAIDGWEAVAVLGRRAGLATEELNRAFAATRELMLDAVRCPLEVPAGYAELITELRASGVRVVLATNSPAAGLQALLDRLELPPLLDAVVSGTGKPEGLRRLLHEERAGAEAGRLCVIGDHWRNDIEPGREIGAHSTYIDRFGRADGPADAIAPTVEGLLDSIRTWAASRAPIERN, encoded by the coding sequence GTGGCTGAGACAGCGTCACATTCCGTACTGATCACGGACTTCGACGGCACCCTGTACCGCGGCGACGCGCCGATCCGGCACTACGCCGAGCAGGCCGCCCGCCCGCTCGCGAGTGCCGCCCGCGCCGAACTTCTCGGCGGGGTGGAGGAGTTCCTGGAGATCGGCGCCAAGGCCGCAGGCGGGGCCCTGGCCGGGGCCATCGACGGCTGGGAGGCCGTCGCGGTGCTCGGCCGCCGGGCGGGCCTGGCCACCGAGGAGCTGAACCGGGCCTTCGCCGCGACCCGCGAGCTGATGCTGGACGCCGTCCGCTGTCCGCTCGAAGTCCCCGCCGGCTACGCCGAGCTGATCACCGAGCTGCGCGCCTCGGGGGTGCGGGTGGTGCTCGCCACCAACAGCCCGGCCGCGGGCCTGCAGGCGCTGCTGGACCGGCTCGAACTGCCGCCGCTGCTGGACGCCGTGGTCTCCGGCACCGGCAAGCCCGAGGGCCTGCGCCGGCTGCTGCACGAGGAGCGGGCCGGCGCCGAGGCCGGCCGCCTGTGCGTGATCGGCGACCACTGGCGCAACGACATCGAGCCGGGCCGCGAGATCGGCGCGCACAGCACCTACATCGACCGCTTCGGCCGGGCCGACGGCCCCGCCGACGCGATCGCCCCCACCGTCGAGGGGTTGCTCGACTCCATCCGGACCTGGGCCGCGTCCCGGGCTCCGATCGAAAGGAACTGA
- a CDS encoding DUF5947 family protein, with product MRQLVGPGTALLRRLREPAPPQPERCEFCDVRLPGEHRHLADRDERSLVCVCTACALLLRQPGAAEGRYRGLSERYLADSEHRLTEQDWQALRIPVSCAFLFKDTALDRLVTLYPSPAGAAESELDEAASQALLDGSRLAAELVPDTEALLLRRTAEGIHCYLVPIDVCYELVGRLRLCWHGFDGGSQARAELDGFFARLAERTATAPAEVLS from the coding sequence ATGCGTCAGCTCGTGGGCCCCGGCACCGCGCTGCTGCGCCGGCTGCGTGAACCGGCGCCCCCGCAGCCCGAGCGGTGCGAGTTCTGCGACGTGCGGCTGCCCGGCGAGCACCGGCACCTGGCCGACCGCGACGAGCGCTCGCTGGTCTGCGTCTGCACGGCCTGCGCGCTGCTGCTGCGCCAGCCGGGCGCCGCCGAGGGTCGCTACCGGGGCCTGTCGGAGCGCTACCTCGCCGACTCGGAGCACCGGTTGACCGAGCAGGACTGGCAGGCGCTGCGGATCCCGGTCAGCTGCGCCTTCCTGTTCAAGGACACCGCGCTGGACCGGCTGGTCACCCTCTATCCGAGCCCGGCCGGCGCCGCCGAGAGCGAACTCGACGAGGCCGCCTCGCAGGCGCTGCTCGACGGCAGCCGGCTGGCCGCCGAGCTGGTCCCGGACACCGAGGCGCTGCTGCTGCGCCGCACGGCGGAGGGGATCCACTGCTACCTGGTCCCGATCGACGTCTGCTACGAGCTGGTGGGGCGGCTGCGGCTGTGCTGGCACGGCTTCGACGGCGGCTCGCAGGCCCGGGCCGAGCTGGACGGCTTCTTCGCCCGGCTGGCCGAACGCACGGCGACGGCACCGGCGGAGGTCCTGTCATGA
- a CDS encoding hydrogenase expression protein HypE, whose product MGATATTAAEAGRGDPQGAEQPPVHILWINAGLSCDGDSVALTAAMQPSIEEIVTGALPGLPKIAVHWPLIDFECGPVQGADNFVEWFFKADRGELDPFVLVVEGSIPNEAIKPEGYWCGFGDDPATGQPITTSEWLDRLAPKATAVVAIGTCATYGGIHAMAGNPTGAMGVPDYLGWDWKSKAGLPIVCVPGCPIQPDNFAETLTYLLYQLAGSAPMIPLDDKLRPTWLFGATVHEGCDRGGYYEQGQFATEYGRPECLVRLGCWGPVVKCNVPKRGWINGVGGCPNVGGICIACTMPGFPDKFMPFMDPPPGSHVSSNASSAYGQVIRRLRSITTKTVDKEPKWRQTGRKLTTGYRPPW is encoded by the coding sequence ATGGGTGCGACAGCAACCACCGCGGCTGAGGCAGGCCGCGGCGACCCCCAGGGCGCCGAGCAGCCGCCGGTGCACATTCTCTGGATCAACGCCGGCCTGAGCTGCGACGGCGACTCCGTGGCGCTGACCGCCGCGATGCAGCCGAGCATCGAGGAGATCGTCACCGGCGCGCTGCCCGGACTGCCGAAGATCGCCGTCCACTGGCCGCTGATCGACTTCGAGTGCGGTCCGGTGCAGGGCGCGGACAACTTCGTCGAGTGGTTCTTCAAGGCCGACCGCGGCGAACTCGACCCCTTCGTGCTGGTCGTCGAGGGCTCGATCCCCAACGAGGCGATCAAGCCGGAGGGCTACTGGTGCGGCTTCGGCGACGATCCCGCCACCGGCCAGCCGATCACCACCAGTGAGTGGCTCGACCGGCTGGCCCCCAAGGCCACCGCCGTGGTCGCCATCGGCACCTGTGCCACGTACGGCGGTATCCACGCGATGGCGGGCAACCCGACCGGCGCGATGGGCGTGCCGGACTACCTCGGCTGGGACTGGAAGTCCAAGGCCGGCCTGCCGATCGTCTGCGTGCCCGGCTGCCCGATCCAGCCGGACAACTTCGCCGAGACGCTGACCTACCTGCTCTACCAGTTGGCCGGCTCCGCGCCGATGATCCCGCTGGACGACAAGCTCCGCCCCACCTGGCTCTTCGGTGCCACGGTGCACGAGGGCTGTGACCGCGGCGGCTACTACGAGCAGGGCCAGTTCGCCACCGAGTACGGCCGCCCCGAGTGCCTGGTGCGGCTGGGCTGCTGGGGGCCGGTGGTCAAGTGCAACGTCCCCAAGCGCGGCTGGATCAACGGCGTCGGCGGCTGCCCCAACGTCGGCGGCATCTGCATCGCCTGCACGATGCCGGGCTTCCCGGACAAGTTCATGCCGTTCATGGACCCGCCGCCCGGCTCGCACGTCTCCAGCAACGCCAGCTCGGCGTACGGCCAGGTGATCCGCCGCCTGCGCTCGATCACCACGAAGACGGTGGACAAGGAGCCCAAGTGGCGCCAGACCGGTCGCAAGCTGACGACCGGCTACCGCCCGCCCTGGTGA
- the hypB gene encoding hydrogenase nickel incorporation protein HypB has translation MCRTVDLQQAVLARNDDSAQELRTALAARGTIAVNLLSSPGSGKTELLERELGLARERGVPVAALTADLATENDALRLGRSGVPVKQVLTDGLCHLEAVMLRGHLDGWLPQATRLLFVENVGNLVCPASYDLGESLRVALASVTEGEDKPLKYPTAFGLAHLVLVTKTDLAAAVGFDEAAFLANVRRVNPGVEVVLTSARTGQGVGTLLDRALAVLAGEPVHRPVMGRPAGHAHGAPLADHS, from the coding sequence ATGTGCCGTACGGTTGACCTGCAGCAGGCGGTCCTCGCCCGGAACGACGACAGCGCCCAGGAGTTGCGCACCGCACTGGCCGCCCGCGGCACGATCGCGGTCAATCTGCTCTCCAGTCCCGGCAGCGGCAAGACCGAGCTGCTGGAGCGCGAACTGGGGCTGGCCCGGGAGCGGGGCGTGCCGGTCGCGGCGCTCACCGCGGACCTCGCCACCGAGAACGACGCGCTGCGGCTGGGCCGTTCGGGCGTGCCGGTCAAGCAGGTGCTGACCGACGGGCTCTGCCACCTGGAGGCGGTGATGCTCCGCGGCCACCTGGACGGCTGGTTGCCGCAGGCCACCCGGCTGCTCTTCGTGGAGAACGTCGGCAACCTGGTCTGCCCGGCCTCCTACGACCTCGGCGAGTCGCTGCGGGTGGCACTCGCCTCGGTCACCGAGGGCGAGGACAAGCCGCTCAAGTACCCGACGGCCTTCGGGCTCGCCCACCTGGTGCTGGTCACCAAGACCGACCTGGCGGCGGCCGTCGGCTTCGACGAGGCTGCTTTCCTGGCCAACGTCCGGCGGGTCAACCCCGGGGTCGAGGTGGTGCTCACCTCCGCACGGACCGGGCAGGGAGTGGGCACGCTGCTGGACCGGGCGCTGGCGGTGCTGGCGGGTGAGCCGGTGCACCGCCCGGTGATGGGCCGCCCGGCCGGACACGCGCACGGCGCGCCCTTGGCGGACCACTCTTGA
- a CDS encoding carbohydrate ABC transporter permease: protein MTVPSTAVPRGRSPLGPRGVLRRSAAVLIGLCFLFPFYYVLATSLNSASQSSSIADLLLPHWHWENYSRAWAAAPWVRLFLNTLLIGSCTVVLALATSLLAGFAFGVMKFRGRGVLFTLVMAVMMVPSTVLIIPDYVIASDINWLNTYWIQIVPWGASVFGIFLVRQFFLGLPGELFDAAELDGAGRLRMLWSVGMPLVRPAMLIIALQVFLGCWNSFLWPFIMTQDTSVQPVEVGLAAFAGADGTDYPGLAAAVVFTTVPVLAFFLALQRHFVTGAMSTAGGVRG, encoded by the coding sequence GTGACCGTCCCGTCCACGGCGGTGCCGCGCGGCCGGAGCCCCCTCGGGCCGCGCGGCGTACTGCGCCGCAGCGCGGCCGTGCTGATCGGCCTCTGCTTCCTGTTCCCCTTCTACTACGTGCTGGCCACCTCGCTGAACTCGGCCTCGCAGTCCAGCAGCATCGCCGACCTGCTGCTGCCGCACTGGCACTGGGAGAACTACTCCCGGGCCTGGGCCGCCGCGCCCTGGGTGCGGCTGTTCCTGAACACCCTGCTGATCGGCTCCTGCACCGTGGTGCTGGCGCTGGCCACCTCGCTGCTGGCCGGCTTCGCCTTCGGGGTGATGAAGTTCCGCGGCCGGGGCGTGCTGTTCACCCTGGTGATGGCGGTGATGATGGTGCCGAGCACGGTGCTGATCATCCCCGACTACGTCATCGCCAGTGACATCAACTGGCTGAACACGTACTGGATCCAGATCGTGCCCTGGGGCGCGAGCGTCTTCGGGATCTTCCTGGTCCGGCAGTTCTTCCTGGGCCTGCCCGGCGAGCTGTTCGACGCCGCCGAGCTGGACGGCGCCGGGCGGCTGCGGATGCTCTGGTCGGTGGGCATGCCGCTGGTGCGCCCGGCCATGCTGATCATCGCCCTGCAGGTCTTCCTGGGCTGCTGGAACTCCTTCCTGTGGCCGTTCATCATGACCCAGGACACCAGCGTGCAGCCGGTCGAGGTGGGCCTGGCGGCCTTCGCCGGCGCCGACGGCACCGACTACCCGGGCCTGGCCGCGGCGGTCGTCTTCACCACCGTGCCGGTGCTGGCCTTCTTCCTCGCGCTGCAGCGGCACTTCGTCACCGGCGCCATGTCGACGGCAGGTGGTGTCCGTGGCTGA
- a CDS encoding hydrogenase maturation protease: MTEHQSGSADRVLVAGVGNIFLGDDGFGVEAVRRLGEHPLPAGVELVDFGVRGVHLAYQLLDGYRMLVLLDATSRGGAPGTVYLIEAGEQPVEQAGPALLDGHRMGPDAVLALLATLSAGTGGTPPARVLVVGCEPASLAEGIGLSAPVAAAVDEAVTVVRDLLAPAAADRAPAGR, from the coding sequence ATGACGGAGCATCAGTCAGGATCTGCGGACCGGGTGCTGGTCGCGGGGGTGGGCAACATCTTCCTCGGTGACGACGGCTTCGGTGTCGAGGCCGTGCGCCGGCTGGGGGAGCACCCGCTGCCCGCCGGGGTCGAGCTGGTCGACTTCGGGGTGCGCGGGGTCCACCTCGCCTACCAACTCCTGGACGGCTACCGGATGCTGGTGCTGCTGGACGCCACCTCACGGGGCGGGGCGCCGGGCACGGTCTACCTGATCGAGGCCGGCGAGCAGCCGGTGGAGCAGGCCGGGCCCGCGCTGCTGGACGGCCACCGGATGGGGCCGGACGCGGTGCTCGCCCTGCTGGCCACCCTCAGCGCCGGCACCGGCGGCACACCGCCCGCGCGGGTGCTGGTGGTCGGCTGCGAGCCCGCCTCGCTGGCGGAGGGCATCGGGCTGAGCGCGCCGGTGGCGGCCGCGGTGGACGAGGCGGTGACGGTGGTCCGGGACCTGCTGGCACCGGCCGCGGCCGACCGGGCACCGGCCGGCCGGTGA
- a CDS encoding extracellular solute-binding protein gives MISSSPRLRRTAASVLAAATVLGALSACSSSSKSSDAGSGGTTTISFMQIMISGTQKSTLTSLTNAFQQANPNIKVNLEFQPDYGTLHAKETAGVAAHNPPTIGQVYESWAADFAKSQVILPVAQFAGSDNPAGLTDFYQGVQKDLRLPDGKLWMWPFNKSVQVLFYNQDMLQAKGQSAPTTWDQFATAAKAVSTDGVTGISVDPGTTAAPGGGTNMFQALCAANGTPDFAPDGTPQLNSPAAVQALTYLADLKKSGALAVGTNYPGETALGAKKGAFDLSSAAGYYFENQAVGGKFTLGTEVLPAGSTGKPSNIISGTNIAMFASASKAQQAAAWKYMQFLASASSQAQWSSTTGYLPVTPKALDQMGDFLAKNPYMKTAAAALDYAIAQPAYPWVAKAEGEEVVALQKVLEQGADPQSAANAAQQAAVADQKANQ, from the coding sequence GTGATCTCCTCCAGCCCCAGACTGCGCCGGACCGCCGCCAGTGTGCTCGCCGCCGCCACCGTGCTCGGCGCGCTGAGCGCCTGCTCCTCCAGCTCCAAGAGCTCCGACGCGGGTTCGGGCGGCACGACCACGATCTCCTTCATGCAGATCATGATCAGCGGCACCCAGAAGAGCACCCTCACCTCGCTGACCAACGCCTTCCAGCAGGCCAACCCGAACATCAAGGTCAACCTGGAGTTCCAGCCCGACTACGGCACCCTGCACGCCAAGGAGACGGCCGGCGTCGCGGCCCACAACCCGCCCACCATCGGCCAGGTCTACGAGAGCTGGGCCGCCGACTTCGCCAAGAGCCAGGTGATCCTGCCCGTCGCGCAGTTCGCGGGCAGCGACAACCCGGCCGGCCTCACCGACTTCTACCAGGGCGTGCAGAAGGACCTGCGGCTGCCCGACGGCAAGCTGTGGATGTGGCCGTTCAACAAGAGCGTCCAGGTGCTCTTCTACAACCAGGACATGCTGCAGGCCAAGGGCCAGAGCGCACCCACCACCTGGGACCAGTTCGCCACCGCCGCCAAGGCGGTGAGCACCGACGGGGTGACCGGCATCAGCGTCGACCCGGGCACCACCGCCGCGCCCGGCGGCGGCACCAACATGTTCCAGGCGCTCTGCGCCGCCAACGGCACCCCGGACTTCGCCCCCGACGGCACCCCGCAGCTCAACAGCCCGGCCGCCGTGCAGGCGCTGACCTACCTGGCGGACCTGAAGAAGTCGGGCGCGCTCGCGGTGGGCACCAACTACCCGGGCGAGACCGCGCTCGGCGCCAAGAAGGGCGCCTTCGACCTGTCCAGCGCGGCGGGCTACTACTTCGAGAACCAGGCCGTGGGCGGCAAGTTCACCCTGGGCACCGAGGTGCTGCCGGCGGGCTCCACCGGCAAGCCGAGCAACATCATCTCCGGCACCAACATCGCGATGTTCGCCTCGGCCAGCAAGGCCCAGCAGGCGGCGGCCTGGAAGTACATGCAGTTCCTGGCCTCCGCGAGCAGCCAGGCGCAGTGGTCCAGCACCACGGGCTACCTGCCGGTCACCCCGAAGGCGCTCGACCAGATGGGCGACTTCCTGGCGAAGAACCCCTACATGAAGACCGCCGCCGCGGCGCTGGACTACGCGATCGCGCAGCCCGCCTACCCGTGGGTCGCCAAGGCGGAGGGCGAGGAGGTCGTCGCGCTGCAGAAGGTGCTGGAGCAGGGCGCCGACCCGCAGTCCGCGGCCAACGCCGCCCAGCAGGCCGCCGTCGCCGACCAGAAGGCGAACCAGTGA
- a CDS encoding DUF6084 family protein has product MTELAFSCAGVRADAYAAVPTLVFRLRITAAPGVRVHALALRCQLRIEPARRPYGEAEGEKLADLFGERSRWGETLNPIQFAQVSLMVPGFEGETETDLVVPCSYDLEVAAGRYLRALASGEVPLLLLFSGTAFAGPGGFQVSPVPWDKEAVVRMPVRVWQEAIEQHFPGCGWLRLPGDLIDELLAYRSRRALPSWEATVRELLSLAPAVAPDLIEEVAL; this is encoded by the coding sequence ATGACCGAACTCGCCTTCTCGTGCGCCGGGGTTCGCGCCGATGCGTATGCGGCCGTGCCGACGCTGGTGTTCCGCCTGCGGATCACCGCGGCCCCGGGCGTGCGGGTGCACGCGCTCGCGCTGCGCTGCCAGTTGCGCATCGAACCGGCCCGCCGCCCCTACGGCGAGGCCGAGGGCGAGAAGCTCGCCGACCTGTTCGGCGAGCGCTCGCGCTGGGGCGAGACGCTCAATCCGATCCAGTTCGCCCAGGTCTCGCTGATGGTCCCCGGCTTCGAGGGCGAGACCGAGACGGACCTGGTGGTGCCGTGCAGCTACGACCTGGAGGTGGCCGCCGGCCGCTACCTGCGGGCCCTTGCGAGCGGCGAGGTGCCGCTGCTGCTGCTCTTCTCCGGCACCGCCTTCGCCGGACCCGGCGGGTTCCAGGTCTCTCCGGTGCCCTGGGACAAGGAGGCGGTGGTGCGGATGCCGGTGCGGGTCTGGCAGGAGGCGATCGAGCAGCACTTCCCGGGGTGCGGCTGGCTGCGGCTGCCCGGCGACCTGATCGACGAGCTGCTCGCCTACCGCTCCCGGCGGGCGTTGCCGTCCTGGGAGGCCACCGTGCGCGAACTGCTGAGCCTGGCACCGGCGGTGGCACCGGACCTGATCGAGGAGGTGGCGCTGTGA
- a CDS encoding MBL fold metallo-hydrolase, which translates to MATIEFWGGVGVIGGSKVLVQQDGHRVLLDIGMDIPSGGDLFRRPVRERPGRELADRLRLGAAPALPGLFAPEALGPGSPLAEPTGETAVFVSHPHIDHVGLAGFVRPEVPVYAHTEAVDVLTALAATGQGLTHAEPDWQRLTGNQKVTVGPLEVECVPVDHDVPGASGYLVHTPDGTLAFTGDYRFHGHHPQRSWDFVDRAADSAVLVTEGTTLGWDSPERPRDEQDVARDFAAALERTPGLVLLSLYPRDIDRVRAFLEIAEAAGRRIVWTEQIAAFLRLVGVPQALSPAEVPLAEVHAEPGRYVLMPDPNDLPSLLDLPVGDGYPPACLVHANGEPLGPFEPRWAPFADWLTALGIPLRQIGCSGHASQDDLHRMLERLRPGTVFPIHTTAPTRLHPPRGVRRVLAAYGSSYTFGGDKL; encoded by the coding sequence ATGGCCACCATCGAATTCTGGGGCGGCGTCGGCGTCATCGGCGGCAGCAAGGTCCTGGTCCAGCAGGACGGGCACCGGGTGCTGCTGGACATCGGCATGGACATCCCCTCCGGCGGCGACCTGTTCCGGCGGCCGGTGCGCGAGCGCCCGGGCCGGGAGCTGGCCGACCGGCTGCGGCTGGGCGCCGCGCCCGCGCTGCCCGGCCTGTTCGCGCCCGAGGCGCTGGGCCCGGGCTCCCCGCTGGCCGAACCGACCGGTGAGACCGCGGTCTTCGTCAGCCACCCGCACATCGACCACGTGGGCCTGGCCGGCTTCGTGCGCCCCGAGGTCCCGGTGTACGCGCACACCGAGGCGGTCGACGTGCTCACCGCGCTGGCCGCCACCGGGCAGGGCCTGACCCACGCCGAGCCCGACTGGCAGCGCCTGACGGGCAATCAGAAGGTCACCGTGGGCCCGCTGGAGGTGGAGTGCGTGCCGGTCGACCACGACGTCCCCGGCGCCAGCGGCTACCTGGTGCACACCCCGGACGGCACCCTGGCCTTCACCGGCGACTACCGCTTCCACGGCCACCACCCGCAGCGCTCCTGGGACTTCGTCGACCGGGCGGCCGACAGCGCCGTGCTGGTCACCGAGGGCACCACGCTCGGCTGGGACAGCCCCGAGCGCCCGCGTGACGAGCAGGACGTGGCCCGCGACTTCGCCGCCGCGCTGGAGCGCACCCCGGGCCTGGTGCTGCTCTCGCTCTACCCGCGCGACATCGACCGGGTGCGGGCCTTCCTGGAGATCGCCGAGGCGGCCGGGCGGCGGATCGTCTGGACCGAGCAGATCGCGGCCTTCCTGCGCCTGGTCGGCGTCCCGCAGGCGCTCTCGCCGGCCGAGGTGCCGCTGGCCGAGGTGCACGCCGAGCCGGGCCGCTACGTGCTGATGCCGGACCCGAACGACCTGCCCTCGCTGCTCGACCTGCCGGTCGGCGACGGCTACCCGCCGGCCTGCCTGGTGCACGCCAACGGCGAGCCGCTGGGCCCCTTCGAACCGCGCTGGGCGCCGTTCGCCGACTGGCTGACCGCACTGGGCATCCCGCTGCGCCAGATCGGCTGCTCGGGCCACGCGAGCCAGGACGACCTGCACCGGATGCTGGAGCGGCTGCGCCCCGGTACGGTCTTTCCGATCCACACCACCGCGCCCACCCGGCTGCACCCGCCGCGCGGGGTGCGCCGGGTGCTCGCGGCCTACGGGAGCTCCTACACCTTCGGTGGCGACAAGCTCTGA
- the hypA gene encoding hydrogenase maturation nickel metallochaperone HypA, which yields MHEMSIALAVIEQVEQAAAEHGAQAVEEVLLQVGELAGVVPQALDFCYELACADTVLAGSTLTVEPVAARARCVDCGREWAVGMPPDLACPGCGGARTELLAGRELQILQVRWAADPVLARADQEG from the coding sequence ATGCACGAGATGTCCATCGCGCTGGCCGTCATCGAGCAGGTGGAGCAGGCGGCCGCCGAGCACGGTGCGCAGGCCGTCGAGGAGGTCCTGCTCCAGGTCGGCGAACTGGCCGGCGTGGTGCCGCAGGCGCTCGACTTCTGCTACGAACTCGCCTGCGCCGACACCGTGCTGGCGGGTTCGACGCTGACCGTCGAGCCGGTCGCGGCCCGGGCCCGCTGCGTCGACTGCGGGCGTGAATGGGCGGTGGGCATGCCGCCCGACCTGGCTTGTCCGGGGTGCGGGGGCGCCCGCACCGAGCTGCTGGCCGGGCGGGAGTTGCAGATCCTTCAGGTGCGCTGGGCCGCGGACCCGGTGCTCGCCCGAGCCGACCAGGAAGGCTGA
- a CDS encoding nickel-dependent hydrogenase large subunit: MTATTKPAGDGSGLVEMSWDPITRIVGSLGIHTKIDFKQKRVAECYSTSSVFRGYSVFMRGKDPRDAHFITSRICGICGDNHATCSVYAQNMAYGVKPPHLGEWIINLGEAAEYMFDHNIFQENLVGVDYCEKMVRETNPGVLELAERTEAPHAGDHGYKTIADIMRSLNPIEGEFYREALQVSRYTREMFCLMEGRHVHPSTLYPGGVGTVATVQLFTDYLTRLMRYVEFMKKVVPLHDDLFDFFYQALPGYEEVGRRRVLLGCWGSLNDPDHCDFTYRNMTDWGRRMFVTPGVVVDGKLVTNDLTEINLGIRILLGSSYYEDWQGQELFVTHDPLGNPVDPRHPWNQHTIPQPQKRNFDDKYSWVMSPRWFDGKEHLALDTGGGPLARLWSTALSGLVDIGYVKATGHSVVINLPKSMTKPETTFEWKIPQWSNAIERNRARTYFQAYAAAAALHFTEKALAEVRAGKTQTWEKFEVPDEGLGCGFTEAVRGVLSHHMVIRDGKIANYHPYPPTPWNASVRDSYGTPGPYEDAVQNTPIFEENSPENFKGIDIMRAVRSFDPCLPCGVHMYVGGGKTVQTMHVPTGLSGLGG, from the coding sequence ATGACAGCGACGACGAAGCCGGCCGGCGACGGCAGCGGCCTGGTGGAGATGTCCTGGGATCCGATCACCCGGATCGTGGGCAGTCTCGGCATCCACACGAAGATCGACTTCAAGCAGAAGCGGGTCGCGGAGTGCTACAGCACCTCCTCGGTCTTCCGCGGCTACAGCGTCTTCATGCGCGGCAAGGACCCGCGTGACGCGCACTTCATCACCAGCCGGATCTGCGGCATCTGCGGCGACAACCACGCCACCTGTTCGGTCTACGCCCAGAACATGGCCTACGGGGTGAAGCCGCCGCACCTGGGCGAGTGGATCATCAACCTCGGCGAGGCGGCCGAGTACATGTTCGACCACAACATCTTCCAGGAGAACCTGGTCGGGGTCGACTACTGCGAGAAGATGGTCCGCGAGACCAACCCCGGCGTGCTGGAGCTGGCCGAGCGCACCGAGGCGCCGCACGCCGGCGACCACGGGTACAAGACGATCGCCGACATCATGCGCTCGCTCAACCCCATCGAGGGCGAGTTCTACCGCGAGGCGCTGCAGGTCAGCCGCTACACCCGGGAGATGTTCTGCCTGATGGAGGGCCGCCATGTGCACCCCTCCACGCTCTACCCGGGCGGCGTCGGCACGGTGGCCACCGTCCAGCTCTTCACCGACTACCTGACCCGGCTGATGCGCTACGTGGAGTTCATGAAGAAGGTCGTGCCGCTGCACGACGACCTCTTCGACTTCTTCTACCAGGCGCTGCCCGGCTACGAGGAGGTCGGCCGCCGCCGGGTGCTGCTCGGCTGCTGGGGCAGCCTCAACGACCCCGACCACTGCGACTTCACCTACCGGAACATGACCGACTGGGGCCGGCGGATGTTCGTCACCCCGGGCGTGGTGGTGGACGGCAAGCTGGTCACCAACGACCTGACCGAGATCAACCTCGGCATCCGGATCCTGCTCGGCAGCTCGTACTACGAGGACTGGCAGGGCCAGGAGCTGTTCGTCACCCACGACCCGCTCGGCAACCCGGTCGACCCGCGCCATCCGTGGAACCAGCACACCATCCCGCAGCCGCAGAAGCGCAACTTCGACGACAAGTACAGCTGGGTCATGTCGCCGCGCTGGTTCGACGGCAAGGAGCACCTGGCGCTGGACACCGGCGGCGGCCCGCTCGCCCGGCTCTGGTCCACCGCGCTCTCCGGACTGGTCGATATCGGCTACGTCAAGGCCACCGGGCACAGCGTGGTGATCAACCTGCCGAAGTCGATGACCAAGCCGGAGACCACCTTCGAGTGGAAGATCCCGCAGTGGAGCAACGCGATCGAGCGCAACCGCGCCCGCACCTACTTCCAGGCCTACGCGGCGGCTGCCGCCCTGCACTTCACCGAGAAGGCACTCGCCGAGGTGCGCGCGGGCAAGACCCAGACCTGGGAGAAGTTCGAGGTGCCCGACGAGGGCCTCGGCTGCGGCTTCACCGAGGCGGTGCGCGGGGTGCTCTCGCACCACATGGTGATCCGGGACGGCAAGATCGCCAACTACCACCCGTACCCGCCCACCCCGTGGAACGCCAGCGTCCGGGACAGCTACGGCACCCCCGGGCCGTACGAGGACGCGGTGCAGAACACGCCGATCTTCGAGGAGAACTCCCCGGAGAACTTCAAGGGCATCGACATCATGCGGGCGGTGCGCAGCTTCGACCCCTGTCTGCCCTGCGGGGTGCACATGTACGTCGGCGGCGGGAAGACCGTGCAGACCATGCACGTGCCCACCGGGTTGAGCGGGCTGGGCGGATGA